One segment of Paenibacillus rhizovicinus DNA contains the following:
- a CDS encoding tandem-95 repeat protein — protein sequence MLICFLLIFGMLPQMKAAAASASLPGDQSSAIPSGPVTGLAYGNGTFVGVGYYGKILRSDDGRNWQMAADKTKLDVTYTSVTFGNGVFVAVGYEGAIMTSPDGWNWTQQASPVTSRIAKVDYVAASGINQFFAVTAGGKLLTSSNGAAWIVKTIGGSDLTAIASNGSVVVIGDAAGHVHASSNGTNWTDQKLSGSAFFINSILSLNGRFYANDPIAGTLTSTDGLGWYNISLGGAGQIFAGLYDGNSYYLFGYDGSSQGGVFTSAKSDGVNFARQLKSETMTVQQGLYAEGVYVEAGNDGVVTSTDGSQFTYAYGGEFTGVVYNGAYYIAAGKHGNDGIVMTSPDFVNWTPLSLPLIPALKSIAYGGGRYVAVSDWPGSVIESADGVTWGAAVEVDQDAGFSSVAFGNGVFVAVDEIGSIYRSTDSASGWNLVRSDAVNYYSLRTVSYSAGLFYAVGDGGTILQSSDGVAWTSAPSAPSATTFNKYIPQQADIPYSLLNSSGFTLLQVSSQGSLLQAGTDYTFNAGTNIVTFSKSYLAGLDNGWHSFDFHLSNQVFERLAVNVTNTAPALPQVTGATMSPYGTVASWNSVANAVGYDVQMYRNGSVWGGAVSLGAGASNWDFQAAMLAGGPADYKVKVTAKGDIVNFVDGPQSAESNLRTIFKTPTEDGTADKAGTTQHANFNIVVNATDGASATAQKSGVNVLRSVTSVAASGGKAMLPIDIAKLSEGANDIVIALKDGAGNYSEALTVSLTRDTKPVGTAAAQTTNEDTALNGTLGATVYNIDGTRTATFAKASEPAHGTLTVNGATGAYTYTPASNYFGSDSFIFTVNDGAYASAPATVSITVNAVNDAPTAAGATETTAEDTPLVGTLIGADVDTGSTLTFAKATDPVHGTLIVNSATGAYTYTPASDYNGSDSFTFTVSDGVLTTAPATVNITVTAVNDAPTGISATDVTDEDTVLTGTLHGSDIDTAGSALTFVLAAAPVHGEVSIDEATGDFTYTPASNYNGNDSFTFRVNDGVLTSAPATFTIGVNAVNDAPTAEGATETTAEGTPLTGMLVGADVDTGSTLTFANAADPAHGTLIVNSATGAYTYTPASDYNGSDSFTFTVSDGTLTSAPATIDITVIAVNNAPTGTPAAATTDEDTALTGTLTGTDVDTAAASLTFAKAADPAHGTLTVEANGAYTYTPASNYNGSDSFTFTVSDGEFASVPATISITVNPVNDAPAGTAASETTAEDTALSGTLTGTDAETAAASLTFAKATDPEHGTLTVNSASGAYTYTPDGDYSGSDSFTFTVSDGELTSAPATISITVTAINDAPTATAASETTAEDTAFSGTLSGTDVDTAAASLTFAKAADPAHGTVTVEANGAYTYTPNHDYSGSDSFTFTVSDGAVTSAPATIGITVNPVNDAPAGTDASATTAEDTALSGTLSGTDAETAAASLTFAKATDPEHGEVTVDETTGAYTYTPASNYNGSDSFTFTVSDGALTSDPATISITVTAVNDAPSATAASATTAEDKTLNGTLTGTDPDTGATLTFAKASEPAHGTVTINETTGAYTYKPAHDYNGKDSFDFTVSDGTLTSAAATVSITVKAVSESSNDTTPTTDNEPSPATVEVFVNGKAVKIGTATTANANGRSVTTISVDAAKLEELLADEGLNAIIKIAVAGKSDVVVGELNGQTVQLMKQKQSVIKIQTTSGSYVLPAEQIDMNALSGQLGQNIELKDIKLHIEIAKPTTAELEMIENAVRAGAFTLAAPPLEFTVKAVYGDKSIEVSKFNGYVERIIALPEGVDPSEVTTAIAIDSDGTLRHVPTQIVQIDGKYYAKANSLTNSIYAVVAHAVTFTDVEHHWAKDAVNDMGSRMIISGIGNGLFSPDRDITRAEFAAIMVRGLGLKLEEGANSFSDVKVSDWYSSAVNTAYANKLINGFEDGKFHPMDKITREQAMAIIAKAMEMTGLRADDQTASAEQMLHAFTDVNSVAAWAQASLADCLQAGIVTGRTATELAPKANMTRAEVAAIVQRLLKKSDLI from the coding sequence ATGCTCATTTGTTTTTTATTGATTTTTGGCATGCTGCCTCAGATGAAGGCAGCGGCGGCCTCCGCTTCGCTTCCTGGCGACCAAAGCAGCGCCATTCCAAGCGGACCTGTTACCGGGCTTGCTTACGGCAACGGAACGTTCGTCGGGGTAGGGTATTACGGTAAGATTTTGCGATCGGACGATGGGCGTAATTGGCAAATGGCTGCCGATAAAACGAAGCTTGACGTGACCTATACGAGCGTTACGTTCGGCAACGGCGTATTCGTCGCCGTCGGCTATGAAGGGGCGATCATGACGTCGCCGGATGGCTGGAACTGGACGCAGCAAGCCTCCCCGGTGACGAGCAGAATCGCCAAAGTCGATTATGTTGCCGCATCCGGAATCAATCAGTTTTTCGCGGTAACCGCAGGGGGCAAGCTGCTCACGTCATCCAATGGGGCAGCATGGATCGTGAAAACGATCGGAGGCAGTGATCTGACCGCAATCGCATCGAACGGCAGCGTGGTTGTCATCGGCGATGCTGCGGGGCATGTCCATGCCTCGAGCAACGGGACGAACTGGACGGATCAGAAGCTTTCGGGCTCGGCTTTTTTCATTAACTCCATTCTGTCGCTCAACGGTCGTTTCTACGCCAATGACCCTATTGCGGGGACGCTTACGTCAACGGACGGTTTAGGGTGGTATAACATATCGCTCGGCGGCGCGGGCCAAATTTTTGCCGGGCTGTATGACGGGAACAGCTACTATTTATTTGGCTATGACGGCAGCTCGCAGGGAGGCGTGTTCACGTCCGCGAAGTCGGATGGCGTCAATTTCGCGCGGCAGCTCAAAAGCGAAACGATGACTGTGCAGCAAGGGCTGTATGCGGAGGGCGTCTACGTAGAGGCGGGCAATGACGGCGTGGTCACTTCGACCGACGGCAGCCAATTTACTTATGCGTATGGCGGTGAGTTCACCGGAGTCGTATATAATGGCGCCTATTATATCGCAGCGGGGAAACACGGCAACGACGGAATCGTGATGACCTCGCCCGATTTCGTCAACTGGACGCCGCTCAGTTTGCCGTTGATTCCGGCACTGAAGTCGATCGCTTATGGAGGCGGCAGGTATGTTGCCGTAAGCGATTGGCCCGGTTCGGTCATTGAATCGGCCGATGGCGTTACTTGGGGCGCAGCGGTTGAAGTGGATCAAGATGCGGGCTTCAGTTCGGTCGCGTTCGGCAACGGCGTCTTCGTCGCGGTCGACGAGATCGGATCGATTTATAGATCGACGGACAGCGCCAGCGGCTGGAACTTGGTTCGCTCGGATGCGGTCAATTATTATTCGCTGCGCACGGTTTCGTATTCGGCCGGATTATTCTATGCCGTCGGCGACGGGGGGACGATTCTCCAGTCTAGCGACGGCGTGGCATGGACTTCTGCGCCGAGTGCGCCAAGCGCCACAACGTTTAACAAATATATCCCGCAGCAAGCGGACATTCCGTATTCCTTATTGAACAGCAGCGGCTTTACATTGCTGCAGGTCAGCAGCCAAGGCAGCCTGCTGCAAGCGGGAACGGATTATACGTTTAACGCCGGAACCAACATCGTTACGTTCAGCAAAAGTTATTTGGCGGGACTGGACAACGGCTGGCACAGCTTCGATTTCCATTTGAGCAATCAAGTATTCGAACGATTGGCCGTCAACGTGACGAACACGGCGCCCGCCCTGCCGCAAGTCACGGGCGCGACGATGTCGCCGTACGGAACCGTCGCTTCGTGGAATAGTGTCGCTAACGCGGTCGGTTACGACGTGCAGATGTATCGCAACGGCTCCGTATGGGGCGGAGCGGTCTCTCTAGGAGCCGGCGCATCGAACTGGGATTTTCAGGCGGCGATGCTTGCCGGCGGTCCAGCCGATTATAAGGTGAAAGTAACGGCCAAAGGGGATATCGTCAATTTCGTTGATGGTCCGCAATCGGCTGAATCTAACCTGCGAACCATTTTTAAGACGCCGACCGAGGACGGGACGGCGGACAAGGCAGGCACGACGCAGCATGCCAATTTCAACATTGTCGTCAATGCTACTGACGGGGCTTCTGCGACAGCGCAAAAGTCTGGCGTCAACGTGCTGCGTTCGGTGACGAGCGTAGCGGCTAGCGGCGGCAAAGCGATGCTACCGATCGACATCGCTAAGCTATCGGAAGGCGCCAACGATATCGTGATCGCTCTGAAGGATGGGGCGGGCAACTATTCCGAAGCATTGACGGTATCGTTAACGAGGGATACGAAGCCGGTCGGAACGGCGGCAGCCCAGACGACGAATGAAGATACGGCGCTGAATGGAACGCTGGGCGCAACGGTCTACAATATAGACGGAACGCGGACGGCGACGTTTGCCAAAGCTTCCGAGCCCGCGCACGGCACATTGACCGTGAACGGTGCAACCGGCGCGTATACGTACACGCCGGCCAGCAACTATTTCGGAAGCGACAGCTTTATCTTTACGGTGAACGACGGCGCCTATGCATCGGCTCCGGCAACCGTCAGCATCACGGTGAATGCCGTGAATGATGCGCCGACGGCCGCGGGCGCCACGGAAACGACAGCCGAGGACACGCCGCTGGTCGGTACATTGATCGGAGCGGACGTCGATACGGGCTCGACGCTGACATTTGCGAAAGCGACCGATCCTGTCCATGGCACATTGATCGTGAATAGCGCAACCGGCGCGTATACGTATACGCCGGCCAGCGACTACAACGGCAGCGACAGCTTCACGTTTACGGTGAGCGACGGCGTCTTGACGACGGCTCCGGCGACGGTGAACATTACGGTGACGGCGGTGAACGATGCTCCGACGGGCATCTCCGCTACGGACGTGACCGACGAGGACACGGTGCTGACCGGCACATTGCACGGATCGGACATCGACACGGCAGGTTCGGCACTGACATTCGTTCTAGCTGCCGCTCCCGTGCATGGCGAGGTCTCCATAGACGAAGCAACCGGCGACTTCACGTACACGCCGGCAAGCAATTACAACGGAAACGACAGCTTCACCTTCAGGGTGAACGATGGCGTATTAACATCGGCTCCGGCAACGTTCACCATTGGGGTGAACGCCGTAAATGACGCACCGACGGCCGAGGGCGCCACGGAAACGACAGCCGAGGGCACGCCGCTGACCGGTATGTTGGTCGGAGCGGACGTCGATACGGGTTCAACGCTGACATTTGCGAATGCGGCCGATCCTGCCCATGGCACATTGATCGTGAATAGCGCGACCGGCGCGTATACGTACACGCCAGCCAGCGACTATAATGGCAGCGACAGCTTCACCTTCACGGTGAGCGACGGTACATTGACTTCGGCTCCGGCAACGATCGATATTACGGTGATCGCCGTGAACAATGCGCCGACGGGCACTCCGGCAGCGGCAACGACCGACGAGGACACGGCGTTGACCGGCACCTTGACCGGGACGGACGTGGACACGGCGGCTGCGTCGCTGACGTTCGCGAAAGCTGCCGATCCTGCGCACGGAACGTTGACAGTCGAGGCGAATGGCGCGTACACGTACACGCCGGCCAGCAACTACAACGGCAGCGACAGCTTCACCTTTACGGTGAGCGACGGCGAATTCGCCTCGGTTCCGGCAACGATCAGCATTACGGTGAACCCCGTGAACGATGCGCCGGCGGGAACGGCGGCATCGGAAACGACAGCCGAAGACACGGCGCTTAGCGGCACATTGACCGGAACGGACGCGGAGACGGCGGCAGCGTCCTTGACCTTCGCGAAAGCGACCGATCCTGAGCATGGCACACTAACCGTAAATAGCGCATCCGGCGCCTATACGTATACGCCAGATGGCGATTACAGCGGCAGCGACAGCTTCACCTTCACGGTGAGCGACGGCGAATTAACGTCGGCTCCGGCAACGATCAGCATAACAGTGACGGCCATTAATGATGCGCCGACAGCTACGGCAGCATCGGAAACGACAGCCGAGGATACGGCGTTTAGCGGCACATTGAGCGGAACGGACGTGGACACGGCGGCAGCGTCGCTGACGTTCGCGAAAGCGGCCGATCCCGCCCATGGGACGGTGACAGTCGAGGCGAATGGCGCGTACACGTACACGCCGAATCATGATTATAGCGGAAGCGACAGCTTCACCTTCACGGTGAGCGACGGTGCAGTAACGTCGGCACCGGCGACGATCGGCATTACGGTGAATCCCGTGAATGATGCGCCAGCTGGTACGGACGCATCGGCAACGACAGCCGAAGACACGGCGCTCAGCGGCACATTGAGCGGAACGGACGCGGAGACGGCGGCAGCGTCTCTGACGTTCGCGAAAGCGACCGATCCTGAGCATGGCGAGGTTACCGTAGATGAAACAACCGGCGCGTACACGTACACGCCAGCAAGCAACTACAACGGCAGCGACAGCTTCACCTTCACGGTGAGCGACGGTGCATTAACGTCGGATCCGGCGACGATAAGCATTACAGTGACGGCTGTGAACGATGCGCCAAGCGCAACGGCGGCATCGGCAACGACAGCCGAAGACAAAACGCTGAACGGTACTTTAACTGGAACAGACCCGGATACAGGAGCGACGTTGACATTCGCTAAGGCATCCGAGCCGGCGCACGGCACAGTGACAATCAACGAAACGACTGGCGCATACACGTATAAGCCGGCACACGATTATAATGGCAAGGACAGCTTCGATTTCACAGTGAGCGACGGCACACTCACTTCGGCTGCTGCTACAGTGAGCATCACTGTGAAAGCGGTAAGCGAGTCGTCGAATGACACGACGCCAACGACAGACAATGAACCTAGCCCAGCGACGGTGGAAGTATTCGTGAACGGAAAAGCCGTGAAGATCGGAACGGCTACGACGGCGAATGCGAACGGCCGATCGGTTACGACGATTTCGGTTGACGCAGCAAAGCTGGAAGAACTGCTTGCGGACGAGGGTCTCAATGCCATCATTAAGATTGCTGTTGCCGGGAAATCCGACGTTGTGGTCGGAGAGCTTAACGGACAGACAGTTCAGCTTATGAAGCAAAAGCAATCGGTTATTAAAATCCAAACAACGAGCGGCTCTTACGTACTGCCGGCGGAACAAATCGACATGAACGCATTGTCCGGGCAGTTAGGACAAAATATCGAGCTTAAGGATATCAAACTGCACATTGAAATTGCTAAGCCGACGACAGCAGAGCTTGAAATGATCGAGAACGCGGTGCGCGCGGGAGCATTCACGCTTGCAGCTCCTCCGCTCGAATTTACAGTCAAAGCCGTTTACGGCGACAAGAGCATCGAAGTATCGAAGTTCAACGGTTATGTAGAACGAATCATTGCCCTGCCAGAGGGCGTAGATCCGAGTGAAGTAACGACGGCCATCGCCATAGATTCGGATGGAACCCTAAGACATGTACCGACCCAGATCGTGCAAATCGACGGGAAGTACTATGCCAAGGCAAACAGTCTAACGAACAGCATTTATGCTGTCGTCGCGCATGCGGTGACGTTCACGGACGTTGAACATCATTGGGCGAAGGATGCCGTGAATGACATGGGCTCGCGAATGATTATTAGCGGCATCGGCAATGGATTATTTAGCCCCGATCGGGACATTACACGCGCGGAGTTTGCGGCGATCATGGTAAGAGGACTAGGGCTCAAGCTTGAGGAAGGGGCAAATTCGTTCTCGGATGTCAAAGTTTCGGACTGGTACAGCAGTGCCGTCAACACCGCGTATGCGAACAAGTTGATTAACGGATTCGAAGACGGGAAGTTCCACCCGATGGACAAAATTACACGTGAACAAGCGATGGCGATCATCGCCAAAGCGATGGAAATGACAGGTCTTCGTGCAGATGATCAGACTGCCAGCGCCGAGCAGATGCTGCATGCCTTCACGGATGTGAACAGCGTCGCGGCATGGGCACAAGCTAGTCTAGCCGACTGCTTGCAGGCAGGTATTGTTACAGGCAGAACTGCCACGGAGCTTGCGCCGAAGGCGAACATGACGAGAGCGGAAGTTGCCGCGATTGTACAGCGGCTTCTGAAGAAGTCTGATCTCATTTAA
- a CDS encoding ABC transporter permease: MATGKQTTIALEKGWGSKAGRNPLRKLWKYRALWILALPGMLLLLVNNYLPMFGIFLAFKDLNFAKGIWGSAWNGLDNFKFMFTTNDIWYTIGHTIGYNLVFLVVNTVLSVLAALLLNEVKNRAMSKFYQSTMLLPHFISMVVVAYLVFGFLNPDLGFINKSVLEPLGREGISWYMEPQYWPSILTVVNIWKSVGFGSIIYLATIVGIDKEYYEAAMLDGAGKWKQMTKITLPFLVPVIIILTLLAIGRIFSADFGLFYQVTMNSGMLKSTTEVIDTYVYNALLVSGDTNLASAAGLLQSVVGFVLIVSVNWIVKRISSDKGLF, from the coding sequence TTGGCGACTGGGAAGCAAACGACGATAGCACTGGAGAAGGGATGGGGGAGCAAGGCCGGGCGGAATCCGCTGCGGAAGCTTTGGAAATACAGGGCGCTGTGGATTCTTGCGCTGCCGGGCATGCTGCTGCTGCTGGTCAACAATTATTTGCCCATGTTCGGCATCTTCCTGGCGTTCAAGGACTTGAACTTCGCGAAAGGCATCTGGGGCAGCGCGTGGAACGGCCTCGACAACTTCAAGTTCATGTTCACCACGAACGATATTTGGTACACGATCGGCCATACGATCGGCTATAACCTGGTCTTTCTGGTCGTGAATACCGTGCTTTCCGTGCTCGCGGCGCTGCTCCTGAACGAGGTCAAGAACCGCGCGATGTCCAAGTTTTATCAGAGCACGATGCTGCTGCCGCATTTCATATCCATGGTCGTGGTGGCGTACCTGGTGTTCGGCTTCCTTAATCCGGATCTTGGCTTCATTAACAAATCCGTTCTGGAGCCGCTCGGACGCGAAGGCATCTCGTGGTACATGGAACCGCAGTATTGGCCGTCCATTCTGACCGTCGTGAACATTTGGAAATCGGTCGGCTTCGGCTCGATCATCTACCTGGCAACGATCGTCGGCATCGACAAGGAGTATTACGAAGCGGCCATGCTCGACGGGGCCGGCAAATGGAAGCAGATGACCAAGATTACGCTGCCGTTCCTCGTCCCGGTCATCATTATCCTGACGCTGCTCGCGATCGGTCGCATCTTCAGCGCCGACTTCGGCTTGTTCTACCAGGTGACGATGAATTCGGGCATGCTCAAGAGCACGACGGAAGTCATCGATACGTACGTCTACAACGCGCTGCTCGTCTCGGGCGACACGAACCTGGCTTCGGCGGCCGGCCTGCTGCAATCCGTCGTCGGTTTCGTGCTGATCGTGTCGGTCAACTGGATCGTGAAACGAATCAGCAGCGACAAGGGTTTATTCTAG